A single region of the Winslowiella toletana genome encodes:
- a CDS encoding fimbrial protein: MRVQFSVINIIRAVLPLLCGLLPAAGQASYKPKEIAQPRSQFAETAKVHFVGGLLSTPCALSVESEQQWVDLGNTPASQFRQQGDRGPEVRFSLKFQDCLMGASNWQPAAEQLQFPGSTSGYNSGEQLVAFSFAGVPDDQNAELLKLNGAVGVGLRLRDALSRPLPLNQKINNAVLQPGDNTLTFSASLESTGKFVQADYIDTVVNVNIYYF; this comes from the coding sequence ATGCGAGTTCAATTTTCTGTTATAAATATCATCCGGGCGGTGCTGCCGCTATTATGCGGATTACTGCCTGCCGCTGGGCAGGCGTCGTATAAGCCTAAAGAAATCGCACAACCTCGCAGTCAATTTGCCGAAACGGCCAAAGTGCATTTTGTCGGTGGGCTGCTCAGTACCCCTTGCGCGTTATCCGTGGAGTCAGAGCAGCAGTGGGTCGATCTCGGAAACACGCCCGCCAGCCAGTTTCGTCAGCAGGGCGATCGCGGCCCGGAGGTCAGGTTTAGCCTGAAGTTTCAGGATTGCCTGATGGGAGCCAGCAACTGGCAGCCAGCAGCAGAGCAGCTGCAATTCCCGGGCAGCACGTCAGGGTATAACAGTGGCGAGCAACTGGTGGCTTTTTCCTTTGCCGGAGTACCTGACGATCAGAACGCCGAGCTGCTTAAGCTTAATGGCGCTGTTGGGGTAGGCTTGCGCCTGCGTGATGCGCTATCCAGACCGCTGCCACTGAATCAGAAGATTAATAATGCTGTGCTCCAGCCCGGCGATAATACGCTGACCTTTAGTGCCAGCCTCGAGTCGACGGGGAAATTTGTTCAGGCAGATTATATCGATACGGTTGTTAACGTGAATATTTACTATTTTTAA
- a CDS encoding fimbrial protein has translation MKLKQLSQLLSIAMLYSGLSTAAAAFEQGEVRLTNGTQTREIELTDSDIIDNRPGAEVTRTWSVSERYPGQVYCEQGSIPARKSIFFQTTSALPSSDINPGFMKINDFIDVKVEIIVAGYNQNYYAVPFFDVDNLDRDYYCQSSPQNIHNPFESASKGRVTFKLRKSITNGAVIDDLETFDMFGRMDGGNGRYGSEPMFKVKIKTAIIGVPEKCIFNGGNPIEVDFGDVGNEGLDGSRYIQDLPIQFVCSGGDFDNGSRNIRLTIKGIASDFSSDYFKTDKQDLGIRLTSSTGTVRPNITYPVQSNQNSGSWPLRAAPLAKTGASISDGEFNASATVIASFD, from the coding sequence GTGAAATTAAAACAATTGAGTCAGCTGTTGAGTATCGCGATGCTATATAGCGGATTGTCCACTGCGGCGGCGGCATTTGAGCAGGGAGAGGTTCGGCTGACCAATGGCACCCAAACCAGGGAGATAGAATTAACCGACAGCGATATCATTGATAACCGTCCCGGCGCAGAAGTCACGCGAACCTGGAGTGTCTCAGAAAGATATCCGGGGCAAGTTTACTGCGAGCAAGGCAGTATCCCCGCGCGAAAATCGATATTTTTTCAAACCACATCGGCGCTCCCTTCTTCTGATATCAACCCTGGATTTATGAAAATCAATGATTTTATTGATGTTAAAGTTGAAATCATCGTGGCGGGATACAACCAAAACTACTATGCAGTGCCATTCTTTGACGTCGACAATCTCGATCGGGATTATTATTGTCAGTCTTCTCCGCAGAATATTCATAATCCTTTTGAATCGGCCTCAAAGGGCAGGGTGACGTTTAAATTAAGAAAGAGCATTACCAATGGTGCGGTGATTGACGACCTGGAAACCTTCGATATGTTCGGACGCATGGATGGCGGAAATGGGCGTTATGGTAGTGAACCGATGTTTAAGGTGAAAATCAAAACCGCCATTATTGGCGTGCCGGAAAAATGTATCTTTAATGGTGGAAATCCCATTGAGGTTGATTTTGGTGATGTGGGTAATGAAGGGCTGGATGGCAGCCGTTATATCCAGGATCTACCGATTCAGTTTGTTTGCAGCGGTGGTGATTTCGATAACGGGTCCAGAAATATTCGGTTAACCATCAAAGGAATTGCCAGTGATTTTTCGAGCGATTACTTTAAAACCGATAAGCAAGATTTAGGCATCAGGCTGACCAGCAGCACAGGGACTGTCAGGCCAAATATTACTTATCCGGTGCAGAGTAACCAAAATAGTGGTAGTTGGCCGTTGCGTGCGGCACCGTTAGCAAAAACAGGTGCAAGCATTAGCGATGGGGAATTTAATGCCAGCGCCACCGTTATCGCCAGCTTTGATTAA
- a CDS encoding fimbrial protein, with protein sequence MQSRIISLMAVIIFFTTRAQANIIMEGGEITFSGRIVSQPCVVAPDSEDIEVDMGSISRQDLQQHGKGQTKNFTIRLLNCSVPTGQSVVVTFTGNEDSKLPGRLAVVGDAGGAAIRLLNQDGSAIGINNPAQGISLQDDENILNFGAYLEAQPATEVVAGNYSANANFLLRYP encoded by the coding sequence ATGCAGAGCAGAATTATCAGCCTGATGGCAGTTATTATCTTTTTTACCACCCGTGCACAGGCAAATATTATTATGGAGGGCGGTGAGATCACCTTCAGTGGAAGAATCGTCTCTCAGCCCTGCGTGGTCGCTCCTGATTCAGAAGATATTGAAGTCGATATGGGCAGTATCAGCAGGCAAGATTTGCAGCAACATGGTAAAGGACAGACGAAGAACTTCACTATCCGGTTACTTAACTGCAGCGTGCCCACCGGCCAGTCGGTGGTGGTGACCTTTACCGGCAATGAGGACAGCAAGCTCCCCGGACGGCTGGCCGTGGTTGGCGATGCCGGTGGAGCGGCCATCCGTTTGCTGAATCAGGATGGAAGCGCGATCGGTATTAATAATCCGGCGCAGGGGATTAGCCTGCAAGACGACGAAAACATCCTGAATTTCGGCGCCTATCTGGAAGCGCAACCCGCGACGGAAGTGGTGGCAGGAAACTACAGCGCCAACGCAAACTTTCTCTTACGTTATCCGTGA
- a CDS encoding type VI secretion system protein TssA: protein MSEIVFNERDGVEFDPLYNEILFILAEYDNSIDPLNDQQAVEQINWLDIREKSERLLMACNDLRVIIWFMRAGFHTLGVAALWQGIKLIDDLLTAKEKIYPLLADEPEGSGHAAALGWLSTPSCLSDLKKTRLSADIGLTFEALHENALHSADSTIGFAELIVMLDNADSYYQAQNMPVLFNQLVFAGDALERIEQYANQSSDGYLLECRNLRLAISKLAAQLSGLNLAVEKPFSDAVYDDNSLADIAQVTADNARFDGKIRTRQEAILMLDKIIDYFKTYEPSHPAPIFIRRSQKMIGMEFENIVEELMPDAMSSLKQFIGN, encoded by the coding sequence ATGAGTGAAATCGTCTTTAATGAACGTGATGGTGTTGAGTTTGATCCTCTTTACAATGAAATTTTATTTATTTTGGCTGAATATGATAATTCAATCGATCCGTTAAATGATCAGCAGGCGGTAGAGCAGATCAACTGGCTGGATATCAGAGAAAAGAGTGAGCGCTTATTAATGGCTTGCAATGACCTGCGGGTAATTATTTGGTTTATGCGCGCCGGGTTTCATACTCTGGGGGTCGCTGCTCTCTGGCAAGGTATTAAGTTAATTGATGACCTGCTGACCGCAAAAGAAAAAATTTATCCACTGTTGGCGGATGAACCTGAAGGCAGCGGCCATGCTGCGGCATTAGGATGGTTATCTACGCCCTCCTGCCTGTCTGATTTAAAAAAGACCAGGTTATCAGCAGACATTGGTTTAACGTTTGAAGCGCTGCATGAAAACGCGCTGCACAGCGCGGATTCAACCATCGGTTTCGCCGAGCTTATTGTGATGCTTGATAATGCCGACAGTTATTATCAGGCACAAAATATGCCTGTATTATTTAACCAGTTAGTATTTGCTGGTGACGCGCTGGAGCGAATTGAACAATATGCCAATCAAAGCAGCGATGGCTATCTGCTGGAATGCAGGAATCTTCGACTGGCAATCAGCAAACTGGCCGCGCAGTTATCCGGGCTTAATCTTGCTGTTGAAAAACCGTTTTCCGATGCTGTTTACGACGATAACTCGCTTGCAGATATCGCGCAGGTCACTGCTGATAATGCCCGATTTGATGGAAAAATCAGAACGCGGCAGGAAGCGATTTTAATGCTGGATAAAATTATTGATTATTTTAAAACCTATGAGCCGAGTCATCCCGCGCCTATTTTTATCCGGCGCTCGCAGAAAATGATCGGCATGGAGTTTGAAAATATTGTTGAAGAATTAATGCCGGATGCCATGAGCTCTCTTAAGCAGTTTATTGGCAATTAA
- the tssB gene encoding type VI secretion system contractile sheath small subunit: MAKDTSSQKFIGKNNAPRVQIEYDVEIYGSQKKVELPFVTGVMADLSGHRVEPLAAVADRKFLTFDQDNFDSRMRAIKPRLALNVNSTLDDDNDTLLNIELEFESMDDFSPGAIAKNVPELTRLLETRTRLAELITYMDGKASAEEVIKNLLEDPEFLHRVAHQNKKPLNGPNLNAGTEGKPEEQA; this comes from the coding sequence ATGGCAAAAGATACAAGTTCGCAAAAGTTTATAGGTAAGAACAATGCTCCTCGCGTACAAATTGAATACGATGTGGAGATTTATGGTTCGCAGAAAAAGGTTGAACTGCCGTTTGTCACCGGCGTGATGGCCGATTTATCGGGCCATCGGGTAGAGCCTCTGGCTGCTGTTGCCGATCGTAAGTTTCTCACCTTCGATCAGGACAACTTCGATTCGCGTATGCGCGCAATTAAGCCACGGCTGGCGTTGAATGTTAACAGTACTCTTGATGACGACAACGATACCTTGCTGAATATTGAGCTTGAGTTCGAATCGATGGACGATTTTTCTCCAGGCGCTATTGCTAAAAACGTGCCGGAACTGACTCGCTTACTGGAAACCCGCACCCGCTTAGCAGAGCTGATTACCTATATGGATGGTAAAGCCAGTGCTGAAGAGGTGATTAAAAATCTGCTCGAAGATCCTGAGTTTCTGCATCGTGTGGCGCATCAGAATAAAAAACCGCTTAATGGCCCCAATCTTAATGCCGGAACGGAAGGGAAACCGGAGGAGCAAGCATGA
- the tssC gene encoding type VI secretion system contractile sheath large subunit gives MYAPASISTVELDAEHDENHLDQILKRSFRPRTDEASDAVRRAVSTLMDYASSNKMTVSRDVVLTVESLIAEIDDKIGRQVNEILHHAEFQKLESSWRGLDYLVTNTEANEHLKIRVLNINKDELARNLRRYRGAAWDQSPIFKQIYEYEYGQFGGEPFGCLIGDFEFDHSQQSVSLLTEMAKIAAASHCPFVSSASPSLMQMSHWNELANPRDIGKIFSTPEYAAWRSLRASNDSRYLVLTLPRFLSRLPYGAMANPVEEFAFEETVRPERVEDFAWANSAYAMGVNINRAFHQYGWCSRIRGIESGGGVEELPAYAFPSDEGSYELICPTEVAISDRREHELSEAGFLPLVYRKNTDFAAFIGSGTLHQAATYDDPDASANAKLSARLPYIFATCRFAHYLKCIVRDKIGSFRSRADMQSWLNDWLMNYVDGDPSISTEATKAMRPLSAAEVNVEEVPEDPGYYRAHFYLRPHYQLEGMTVSLRLVSKLPSARADVRI, from the coding sequence ATGTATGCACCGGCGAGTATCAGCACCGTTGAGCTGGACGCGGAGCACGATGAGAATCATCTGGATCAAATTTTAAAACGTTCTTTCCGTCCACGCACCGATGAAGCCAGTGATGCGGTGCGCCGTGCGGTCAGTACGCTGATGGATTATGCCAGCAGTAATAAGATGACGGTCAGCCGTGATGTCGTGCTTACCGTTGAGTCACTGATTGCCGAAATTGATGACAAGATCGGTCGCCAGGTGAATGAAATTCTGCATCATGCTGAATTTCAGAAGCTGGAATCATCGTGGCGCGGGCTTGATTATCTGGTGACCAATACTGAAGCGAATGAGCATCTTAAAATTCGCGTACTCAATATCAACAAAGATGAACTGGCACGTAATTTACGCCGCTATCGCGGTGCTGCATGGGATCAAAGTCCGATTTTCAAACAGATTTATGAGTACGAATATGGCCAGTTTGGTGGCGAGCCTTTTGGCTGCCTGATCGGAGATTTTGAGTTTGACCATAGTCAACAGAGTGTTTCACTGCTGACCGAAATGGCGAAAATTGCCGCGGCTTCACATTGCCCGTTTGTCTCTTCTGCCTCACCGTCACTGATGCAGATGAGCCACTGGAACGAACTGGCTAATCCACGTGATATCGGCAAAATTTTCTCCACGCCGGAATATGCGGCATGGCGCAGTCTGCGTGCGAGCAATGACTCACGTTATCTGGTGCTGACACTGCCCCGGTTTTTATCACGCCTGCCGTATGGTGCGATGGCTAATCCAGTGGAAGAGTTCGCCTTTGAAGAGACGGTGCGCCCTGAAAGGGTTGAGGATTTTGCCTGGGCGAACTCCGCTTATGCGATGGGCGTTAATATTAACCGGGCTTTCCATCAATATGGCTGGTGCTCGCGTATTCGCGGCATTGAGTCTGGTGGTGGTGTTGAAGAGCTGCCAGCCTATGCCTTCCCTTCAGATGAAGGCAGCTATGAGCTGATTTGCCCGACTGAAGTCGCGATTTCGGATCGCCGTGAGCATGAGCTTTCAGAAGCCGGTTTCTTGCCGCTGGTCTATCGTAAGAATACTGATTTCGCGGCCTTTATTGGCTCCGGAACGCTGCATCAGGCGGCAACCTATGATGATCCTGATGCCAGCGCTAACGCAAAATTGTCAGCGCGCTTGCCCTATATTTTTGCCACCTGTCGTTTCGCGCATTATCTGAAATGTATTGTGCGCGACAAAATCGGTTCTTTCCGCTCACGTGCAGATATGCAGAGCTGGCTTAATGACTGGTTGATGAATTATGTTGATGGCGATCCGTCAATTTCAACCGAAGCCACCAAAGCAATGCGCCCACTGTCGGCCGCAGAAGTGAATGTGGAAGAAGTCCCTGAGGATCCGGGTTATTACCGTGCGCATTTTTATTTGCGTCCGCACTATCAGTTAGAGGGCATGACCGTTTCATTACGGCTGGTCTCTAAATTACCTTCAGCCAGAGCGGATGTGCGAATCTAA
- a CDS encoding Hcp family type VI secretion system effector, translating into MSGLVDYFLKIEGVDGESQDRKYNGWIQLQAWQWAQENSGRLAHGSGGGAGKVNMSDFEFRMASNKASPKLFQLCATGEHIKQAQLVCRKAGSGQQDFMTITFKQCLVSSYRVVGNMPLGIGAAAGNDMVLPTEMLSLNFAQIEIEYREQNADGTMGPVIKAGYDLKANTRI; encoded by the coding sequence ATGTCTGGATTAGTAGACTACTTTCTGAAAATAGAGGGTGTGGACGGTGAGTCGCAGGACAGAAAATATAATGGCTGGATTCAGCTGCAAGCCTGGCAGTGGGCGCAGGAGAACTCTGGTCGCCTGGCTCATGGCAGTGGCGGCGGTGCCGGCAAAGTCAATATGAGCGATTTTGAATTTCGCATGGCAAGCAACAAAGCGTCTCCGAAATTATTCCAGCTGTGTGCAACCGGTGAACATATTAAGCAAGCCCAGCTTGTCTGCCGTAAAGCCGGTAGCGGACAGCAGGACTTTATGACCATCACCTTTAAGCAGTGCCTGGTCTCTTCTTATCGCGTAGTGGGCAATATGCCGCTGGGTATCGGTGCAGCAGCAGGAAACGATATGGTGCTGCCAACCGAAATGCTGAGCCTGAACTTCGCGCAAATTGAAATTGAATACCGCGAGCAGAATGCAGACGGCACCATGGGGCCAGTAATCAAGGCCGGTTACGACCTGAAAGCAAACACCCGCATTTAA
- a CDS encoding type VI secretion system baseplate subunit TssE — protein MKTSLPAIFDKLSSRSDKRKGGNWREILLRDIECLLNDASRGADLKLSAGSNAESSVINFGLPSLSKRIPIDIDPILLAKHIQRIISTFEPRLDSRSIKVIPLIDGEQCYVLAILFDIYGVCLFAEGEERVNLRIALDYSCGAVRVFK, from the coding sequence GTGAAAACGTCACTGCCCGCCATTTTCGATAAATTAAGTTCGCGCAGTGATAAACGAAAAGGTGGAAACTGGCGGGAGATATTATTACGTGACATCGAATGCCTGTTAAATGATGCCTCGCGCGGTGCGGACTTAAAACTTTCCGCCGGATCGAATGCGGAATCATCGGTAATTAATTTTGGATTACCTTCACTGAGTAAAAGAATTCCCATTGATATCGACCCGATATTACTGGCAAAACATATTCAGCGGATTATCTCGACATTTGAGCCAAGGCTGGACTCCCGAAGTATAAAAGTTATTCCGTTAATTGATGGCGAGCAGTGCTATGTACTGGCAATTCTGTTTGATATCTACGGGGTCTGCCTGTTCGCAGAAGGAGAGGAAAGAGTCAATCTGCGCATTGCTCTGGATTATTCATGTGGCGCAGTACGTGTTTTTAAATAA
- the tssF gene encoding type VI secretion system baseplate subunit TssF: MLSARFLDRYNEELRFLRESGMQFAERHPQIARHLGMHADGIQDPFIERLLEGTAFLSSRVHERIDNEYPEFALQMLSRLAPLWYTPMPAIATVDLSPDLTSPQWQSSAILPKGSVLKLSDSTLNNKPAIFTTGRTVNLQPVTISEAECSTTLATRLPDAVASLLQGTPACIRLKLTTHGVKALSGIGFDPLHLSFTGDAVRANQLLSALLSQCRHVVLWAKNSVLPVVQRLNPTALQPGGVKETESLLPGSIGELPGSRLLREYFAAPSRFYSVELHQLNAFLAQCRNLHEFEIVFALEQLPYSLVDRISARDFSLFATPVINLYSRRCDPVVFDADRTEHQLIVDRLNPAQYEVHHLSQVQGTLKDGTSLQFSTLPEEVCFDQHQPQAGYAVRRKAIRYDKKYKKSAFGHNELFITLSSGSSGVSLDEVKSLSVNAMICDRHLFPEQLQNPVFHAEVALPVKQIGLLRPPSLPRPVPDISLVWQAVQMVSVNPLRYARPQVINAAALLRSWLTLFAWPDDVSHSKRIASLAEAEFLHCFEHYRGAGPIAWNRGVAARLNLRGDHHADQGAFLFGRIVHYALSEYCQLNQTLRMSLNIDGESAAQWGPLGNDV; encoded by the coding sequence ATGCTGAGTGCGCGTTTTCTGGATCGTTACAATGAGGAGCTGCGCTTTTTGCGTGAGTCCGGCATGCAGTTTGCCGAGCGACACCCTCAAATTGCCCGGCATTTAGGTATGCATGCCGACGGCATTCAGGATCCTTTTATTGAACGCCTGTTGGAAGGTACGGCATTTCTCAGCAGCCGGGTGCATGAACGCATTGATAATGAATATCCTGAGTTTGCATTGCAGATGCTCTCTCGTCTGGCACCGCTTTGGTATACGCCGATGCCGGCGATTGCTACCGTTGATTTGTCGCCAGATTTGACCTCACCGCAATGGCAAAGTAGCGCCATATTGCCCAAAGGCAGCGTACTCAAACTTAGCGACAGCACACTCAATAATAAACCGGCCATTTTCACCACCGGGCGTACAGTTAACCTGCAACCGGTCACGATTTCCGAAGCTGAATGCTCGACTACCCTCGCTACGCGACTGCCGGATGCGGTCGCCAGTCTGTTACAGGGGACGCCAGCGTGTATCCGTCTGAAACTGACCACGCACGGCGTTAAAGCCCTGTCTGGGATCGGTTTTGACCCGCTACATCTGTCATTTACCGGCGATGCAGTGCGGGCGAATCAGTTACTCAGCGCGCTGCTCAGCCAGTGTCGACACGTGGTGCTGTGGGCTAAAAATAGCGTATTGCCGGTGGTACAACGTCTGAATCCGACAGCTTTGCAGCCTGGCGGAGTGAAAGAGACCGAGTCATTGCTGCCTGGCAGTATCGGTGAATTACCCGGTAGCCGTTTGCTGCGCGAATATTTTGCCGCGCCTTCGCGTTTTTACAGCGTTGAACTGCATCAGCTGAATGCTTTCCTTGCGCAGTGCCGGAATCTGCATGAATTTGAGATCGTCTTTGCCCTGGAGCAGTTGCCTTACAGCTTAGTCGATCGTATTAGCGCCAGGGACTTCAGCCTGTTTGCCACACCGGTCATCAACCTCTATTCGCGTCGTTGCGATCCCGTGGTTTTTGATGCGGATCGTACTGAACATCAGTTGATAGTGGATCGTCTCAATCCCGCACAGTATGAAGTCCATCACCTTAGTCAGGTGCAGGGGACGCTGAAAGATGGCACCAGCCTGCAGTTTTCCACGCTACCGGAAGAGGTCTGTTTCGACCAGCATCAACCGCAGGCGGGGTATGCCGTGCGCCGTAAAGCGATTCGCTATGACAAAAAATATAAAAAGTCAGCTTTTGGCCACAATGAACTGTTTATCACGCTCTCTTCAGGAAGCTCGGGGGTATCGCTGGATGAAGTTAAGTCGCTATCGGTCAATGCCATGATTTGCGATCGTCACCTGTTCCCGGAGCAGTTACAGAACCCGGTTTTCCATGCGGAAGTGGCGCTGCCGGTGAAACAGATCGGTTTACTGCGGCCGCCTTCGTTACCGCGACCTGTCCCGGATATCAGTCTGGTGTGGCAGGCGGTGCAGATGGTATCCGTCAATCCGCTGCGCTATGCCCGGCCGCAGGTGATCAATGCTGCCGCACTGCTGCGCAGCTGGTTAACCCTGTTTGCCTGGCCGGATGATGTCAGCCACAGCAAACGCATTGCCAGCCTGGCTGAGGCCGAGTTTTTACACTGTTTCGAACATTATCGGGGCGCAGGCCCGATTGCCTGGAATCGTGGCGTAGCGGCACGATTAAATCTGCGTGGCGATCATCATGCCGATCAGGGCGCATTTTTGTTCGGACGTATCGTTCATTATGCCCTGTCTGAATATTGCCAGCTCAACCAGACGTTACGTATGTCGCTGAATATTGATGGCGAGTCAGCGGCCCAATGGGGGCCGCTGGGCAATGATGTATAG
- the tssG gene encoding type VI secretion system baseplate subunit TssG — protein sequence MMYRIDPLYPSEICYHSPLTAKSVADGVISQRVVPFSGLSNRQNFFEVLRRIERDSAMPVRLGDVNQRAYLDLRIIQPADMSFATREVVDISHARQDNHPTQIFIICRHFGLFAPYGPLPIHITEHARQELLVQRSGAFEAFINILSQRLALFHYRAWAQLNVAIGHEKPSLNSFLLHLKQLGGLSEILEVDQHVQRVRSRFCAAYLPGRRGLNTLCQILKHYFAVPISLIPRHARWIDDMQGEVHQRLGYLGKTRVGKRFYDVQHQVKLVIGPLTSPEYMAFQRGSQKLKALVAISQDYVEHQLLFEIDLIIETTPEISGLLGKARLGKDGWLKATRGYFIKNLC from the coding sequence ATGATGTATAGAATCGATCCGCTTTATCCCAGCGAGATTTGTTATCACAGCCCGCTGACGGCGAAATCCGTCGCGGACGGTGTGATTTCTCAGCGGGTTGTGCCCTTTAGCGGGCTGTCGAACCGGCAGAACTTTTTTGAGGTGCTGCGGCGAATCGAACGTGACAGCGCGATGCCAGTCCGTCTGGGGGATGTGAATCAGCGGGCTTATCTGGATTTACGCATTATCCAGCCTGCGGATATGTCTTTCGCTACCCGCGAGGTGGTTGATATCAGCCACGCGCGGCAGGATAACCATCCGACGCAAATATTCATTATCTGTCGCCATTTCGGCTTATTTGCCCCTTACGGGCCGTTACCGATTCATATTACCGAGCATGCGCGACAAGAGTTGCTGGTGCAGCGCAGTGGCGCATTCGAGGCGTTTATTAACATCCTCAGCCAGCGGCTGGCGCTATTTCACTACCGCGCCTGGGCGCAACTGAATGTCGCGATAGGGCATGAAAAGCCATCGCTGAATTCGTTTTTGCTGCACCTGAAACAGCTGGGCGGATTAAGTGAAATTCTTGAGGTTGATCAGCATGTGCAGCGAGTGAGAAGCCGGTTTTGTGCCGCTTATCTACCAGGACGTCGCGGGCTAAATACATTGTGCCAGATCCTTAAGCACTATTTTGCCGTACCGATATCGCTGATACCCCGCCATGCCCGCTGGATTGATGATATGCAGGGCGAGGTGCATCAGCGTCTGGGCTACCTGGGAAAGACGCGGGTGGGAAAGCGTTTTTATGATGTTCAGCACCAGGTCAAGTTGGTGATTGGCCCGTTAACGTCACCCGAGTATATGGCGTTCCAGCGCGGCAGTCAGAAGCTGAAAGCATTAGTCGCTATCAGCCAGGATTATGTCGAACATCAGTTGTTGTTTGAGATCGACTTAATTATTGAAACCACACCTGAAATATCGGGATTGTTAGGCAAAGCTCGCTTGGGCAAGGATGGATGGCTTAAAGCGACTCGCGGCTATTTTATAAAAAATTTATGTTAG